A single genomic interval of Lathyrus oleraceus cultivar Zhongwan6 chromosome 7, CAAS_Psat_ZW6_1.0, whole genome shotgun sequence harbors:
- the LOC127105214 gene encoding uncharacterized protein LOC127105214 isoform X1 has protein sequence MKFGRTDLFSILQDVKRQGKRIKLKRRWLLGLPITKRERKKLKENRHRYLPELLRKDDMFYESVRTHVERAFGAHYIEREDSIPRDDIGFDQIPNLKRLILSCLDNLTTKGLYSLAMIVSGDTAKYERTRGSFKKIIKDSLSSDLGSERHNDQHLETRKRLFQLLNNPQHFRHRCELLPGSESQFYHAAAVKVLCGLEKLPSQTLIAMRRKLKGIKAPVPQLQPCKHGWGRRHLIKLVGKICRKMLLKLDEGNELQKPLAKAMSVADLSLKLMFGFGSTFLEELYRFSPEVMSLQSDILNAIWSVEKKEVVPLKVLRDLQLLIEPNATITNKSLRTAFVNLLTEFLFECSDMDITPKSLLQILDVISKCSNKSTRDITVHKKHIEEEVDCILSVSAQTNQIIQDLLPDCEFDQDFMDSYMEQSEESDDSESDRDSDKDDDDSQLFDKRQFKNGSFSPADSSYKGESVGDFIPSGVHPSTTMTEERLNIDSEKLQPMDYDTINLESKIFNTKDINQCQEARKNYDSSVVSPDKESGENIVQRHEFHESYTKVDPRDTSNFCEEMEPPPTKHIARKNQYLATQDACDKTAMLAYNLIGHLFEEFAVAEGLNLDLSKRSYLNCDKQIEEAKETNEQSSSKKRTRGPGIVRVIEELIPSFPDSSMERLKILMDL, from the exons ATGAAGTTTGGTAGAACAGATTTATTTTCTATTTTGCAAGACGTTAAACGCCAAGGGAAACGAATCAAACTCAAGAGGAG GTGGTTGTTAGGATTACCTATCACGAAACGCGAGAggaagaagttgaaggaaaatCGCCATCG GTATTTGCCGGAGTTACTCAGAAAAGATGAT ATGTTTTATGAGTCGGTTAGAACTCATGTTGAACGCGCTTTTGGAGCACACTACATTGAAAGAGAGGACTCTATCCCGAGGGATGATATTGGTTTCGACCAAATACCAAACTTAAAAAGGTTGATATTGTCCTGCCTTGATAATTTGACCACCAAGGGTTTATACTCTCTTGCAATGATAGTTAGCGGGGACACAGCCAAGTATGAAAGAACTCGAGGTAGTTTCAAGAAGATTATCAAAGATTCTCTTTCTAGTGATCTGGGTAGCGAAAGACATAATGACCAACATCTGGAAACTCGTAAACGGCTTTTTCAACTTCTCAACAATCCTCAACATTTTCGTCATAGGTGTGAGCTTTTACCTGGATCCGAGTCCCAATTTTATCATGCTGCTGCAGTGAAGGTTTTATGTGGACTTGAAAAGTTACCGTCCCAAACCTTGATTGCAATGCGTAGGAAACTTAAAGGAATTAAAGCACCGGTGCCTCAGTTGCAACCGTGCAAACACGGATGGGGACGACGCCATCTGATCAAACTAGTGGGTAAAATCTGTAGGAAGATGCTTTTAAAACTCGATGAAGGAAATGAGCTTCAAAAGCCATTAGCCAAAGCTATGTCAGTAGCAGACTTATCACTAAAACTAATGTTTGGTTTTGGTAGCACGTTTTTAGAAGAACTTTACCGATTCTCGCCTGAAGTGATGTCCCTGCAGAGTGATATTTTGAATGCTATATGGTCTGTTGAGAAAAAGGAAGTAGTGCCGTTGAAAGTGCTAAGAGATTTACAGCTTCTTATAGAACCAAATGCTACAATAACAAATAAGAGCTTACGCACAGCTTTTGTAAATCTTTTGACTGAATTTCTTTTTGAGTGCAGTGATATGGATATCACTCCTAAGTCTTTATTGCAGATCCTAGATGTTATCAGTAAGTGTTCTAATAAAAGCACACGCGATATAACAGTCCATAAGAAGCATATTGAAGAAGAAGTTGACTGCATACTAAGTGTGAGTGCTCAGACAAATCAAATTATTCAAGACTTGTTGCCCGACTGTGAATTTGACCAGGACTTTATGGATTCATATATGGAGCAATCAGAAGAAAGTGATGACAGTGAGAGTGACAGGGATAGTGATAAGGATGACGATGATAGTCAACTTTTTGATAAAAGACAATTTAAAAACGGATCATTCAGCCCAGCAGATTCAAGCTACAAAGGAGAAAGTGTTGGGGATTTTATACCATCTGGGGTCCATCCTTCTACCACTATGACTGAGGAAAGGTTGAATATTGATTCTGAAAAGCTTCAACCTATGGACTATGATACAATAAATTTGGAATCAAAAATTTTCAACACTAAAGATATTAACCAATGCCAAGAGGCTAGGAAAAACTATGATTCTTCAGTTGTTTCACCTGACAAAGAATCAGGTGAAAATATTGTTCAGAGACATGAATTTCATGAATCTTACACTAAAGTTGATCCAAGAGATACATCTAATTTCTGTGAGGAGATGGAACCCCCGCCCACCAAGCACATTGCACGTAAGAACCAATACCTTGCTACCCAAGATGCTTGTGATAAGACAGCTATGCTTGCATATAATCTCATAGGTCATTTGTTTGAAGAGTTTGCCGTAGCTGAAGGCCTGAACTTAGACTTGAGCAAGAGGTCATACCTCAATTGTGATAAGCAAATTGAAGAAGCAAAAG AAACTAATGAACAGTCATCATCTAAGAAACGTACAAGAGGCCCGGGTATTGTTCGAGTAATTGAAGAGCTCATTCCTTCGTTTCCAGATAG TAGCATGGAAAGACTGAAGATATTGATGGACTTATGA
- the LOC127105214 gene encoding uncharacterized protein LOC127105214 isoform X2, whose protein sequence is MFYESVRTHVERAFGAHYIEREDSIPRDDIGFDQIPNLKRLILSCLDNLTTKGLYSLAMIVSGDTAKYERTRGSFKKIIKDSLSSDLGSERHNDQHLETRKRLFQLLNNPQHFRHRCELLPGSESQFYHAAAVKVLCGLEKLPSQTLIAMRRKLKGIKAPVPQLQPCKHGWGRRHLIKLVGKICRKMLLKLDEGNELQKPLAKAMSVADLSLKLMFGFGSTFLEELYRFSPEVMSLQSDILNAIWSVEKKEVVPLKVLRDLQLLIEPNATITNKSLRTAFVNLLTEFLFECSDMDITPKSLLQILDVISKCSNKSTRDITVHKKHIEEEVDCILSVSAQTNQIIQDLLPDCEFDQDFMDSYMEQSEESDDSESDRDSDKDDDDSQLFDKRQFKNGSFSPADSSYKGESVGDFIPSGVHPSTTMTEERLNIDSEKLQPMDYDTINLESKIFNTKDINQCQEARKNYDSSVVSPDKESGENIVQRHEFHESYTKVDPRDTSNFCEEMEPPPTKHIARKNQYLATQDACDKTAMLAYNLIGHLFEEFAVAEGLNLDLSKRSYLNCDKQIEEAKETNEQSSSKKRTRGPGIVRVIEELIPSFPDSSMERLKILMDL, encoded by the exons ATGTTTTATGAGTCGGTTAGAACTCATGTTGAACGCGCTTTTGGAGCACACTACATTGAAAGAGAGGACTCTATCCCGAGGGATGATATTGGTTTCGACCAAATACCAAACTTAAAAAGGTTGATATTGTCCTGCCTTGATAATTTGACCACCAAGGGTTTATACTCTCTTGCAATGATAGTTAGCGGGGACACAGCCAAGTATGAAAGAACTCGAGGTAGTTTCAAGAAGATTATCAAAGATTCTCTTTCTAGTGATCTGGGTAGCGAAAGACATAATGACCAACATCTGGAAACTCGTAAACGGCTTTTTCAACTTCTCAACAATCCTCAACATTTTCGTCATAGGTGTGAGCTTTTACCTGGATCCGAGTCCCAATTTTATCATGCTGCTGCAGTGAAGGTTTTATGTGGACTTGAAAAGTTACCGTCCCAAACCTTGATTGCAATGCGTAGGAAACTTAAAGGAATTAAAGCACCGGTGCCTCAGTTGCAACCGTGCAAACACGGATGGGGACGACGCCATCTGATCAAACTAGTGGGTAAAATCTGTAGGAAGATGCTTTTAAAACTCGATGAAGGAAATGAGCTTCAAAAGCCATTAGCCAAAGCTATGTCAGTAGCAGACTTATCACTAAAACTAATGTTTGGTTTTGGTAGCACGTTTTTAGAAGAACTTTACCGATTCTCGCCTGAAGTGATGTCCCTGCAGAGTGATATTTTGAATGCTATATGGTCTGTTGAGAAAAAGGAAGTAGTGCCGTTGAAAGTGCTAAGAGATTTACAGCTTCTTATAGAACCAAATGCTACAATAACAAATAAGAGCTTACGCACAGCTTTTGTAAATCTTTTGACTGAATTTCTTTTTGAGTGCAGTGATATGGATATCACTCCTAAGTCTTTATTGCAGATCCTAGATGTTATCAGTAAGTGTTCTAATAAAAGCACACGCGATATAACAGTCCATAAGAAGCATATTGAAGAAGAAGTTGACTGCATACTAAGTGTGAGTGCTCAGACAAATCAAATTATTCAAGACTTGTTGCCCGACTGTGAATTTGACCAGGACTTTATGGATTCATATATGGAGCAATCAGAAGAAAGTGATGACAGTGAGAGTGACAGGGATAGTGATAAGGATGACGATGATAGTCAACTTTTTGATAAAAGACAATTTAAAAACGGATCATTCAGCCCAGCAGATTCAAGCTACAAAGGAGAAAGTGTTGGGGATTTTATACCATCTGGGGTCCATCCTTCTACCACTATGACTGAGGAAAGGTTGAATATTGATTCTGAAAAGCTTCAACCTATGGACTATGATACAATAAATTTGGAATCAAAAATTTTCAACACTAAAGATATTAACCAATGCCAAGAGGCTAGGAAAAACTATGATTCTTCAGTTGTTTCACCTGACAAAGAATCAGGTGAAAATATTGTTCAGAGACATGAATTTCATGAATCTTACACTAAAGTTGATCCAAGAGATACATCTAATTTCTGTGAGGAGATGGAACCCCCGCCCACCAAGCACATTGCACGTAAGAACCAATACCTTGCTACCCAAGATGCTTGTGATAAGACAGCTATGCTTGCATATAATCTCATAGGTCATTTGTTTGAAGAGTTTGCCGTAGCTGAAGGCCTGAACTTAGACTTGAGCAAGAGGTCATACCTCAATTGTGATAAGCAAATTGAAGAAGCAAAAG AAACTAATGAACAGTCATCATCTAAGAAACGTACAAGAGGCCCGGGTATTGTTCGAGTAATTGAAGAGCTCATTCCTTCGTTTCCAGATAG TAGCATGGAAAGACTGAAGATATTGATGGACTTATGA
- the LOC127105213 gene encoding protein NLP9 isoform X2 codes for MEDQFSSKEKGISFWTPLDNGMKGSTASDDMFNNISELMNFDSYAGWCNGSSSITDQTLTNDLSSFAYSSPHDGLNLVEHIDGSFFMTESGGSYNVMDCEKVLLQQMETQLEFLDNENETNSNNNNNLDSQEQNGSFDMCNYMISKSPSWSLDERMMNALSFFKESAGGGILAQVWVPIKYGDEFVLTTTDQPYLLDQKLAGYREVSRSFTFSAETKTGSCCPGLPERVYNSHIPEWTSNVGYYHKSEYLRLDHAISHEVRGSIALPVSDMHSEVSCSAVLELVTTKEKPNFDKELEFVSHALQRVNLRTITPPRLLPQCVSNNKRAALTEITDILRAVCHAHRLPLALTWIPCYYTEGKGEESEKIRIKEGHTKSSDEKCVLCIEESACYINDKMAGGFVHACSEHHLEEGQGISGKALQSNHPFFYTDVKAYDISEYPLVHHARKYNLNAAVATRLRSTYTNDEDYVLEFFLPINMTGSSEQQLLLDNLSDTMRRICKSLRTVSEAELRGLEGSQDRFYKENVSGFFPMSKGSSQIAFTSDDHDLFQMSLNEINLKNNGNQATHSQTFSGSRKLAEKKRSAVEKNVSLSVLQQYFSGSLKDAAKRIGVCPTTLKRICRQHGISRWPSRKINKVNRSLKKIQTVLDSVQGVEGVLKFDPHTGGFVAGGSIIQQIGTHNKALVLPEKISVENSAVKLEDDGVLISNLCEEELKKDDVSSVDCIPDSTSWLCPKQNSIDSVLEIEEDRCDLNNSSLHDINSNSSFTLIELGLDEGKGVEEHNNPTSSSMTDSSNASGPMVHGSSSGSQSIENQKHSKVNSICVDSESKFAVKANFRGDTIRFKFDPCVGCFQLYEEVATRFKLQNGSFQLKYLDDEEEWVMLVNDSDLKECVEVLSDIGTQCVRLLVRDIHSSNNS; via the exons atggaaGATCAATTTTCTTCAAAGGAGAAAGGAATTAGCTTCTGGACACCACTGGATAATGGAATGAAAGGTTCAACAGCTTCAGATGATATGTTTAACAACATCTCTGAGCTGATGAACTTCGACAGCTACGCCGGTTGGTGCAACGGTTCGTCGTCGATAACGGATCAAACTCTAACTAATGATCTTTCATCATTTGCATATTCATCACCTCATGATGGATTGAATTTAGTTGAACATATTGATGGTTCATTTTTCATGACAGAAAGTGGTGGAAGTTACAATGTTATGGATTGTGAAAAAGTACTATTACAACAAATGGAAACTCAACTTGAGTTCTTAGATAATGAAAATGAAAcaaatagtaataataataataatttagaTTCACAAGAACAAAATGGTTCATTTGATATGTGCAATTACATGATATCGAAATCGCCTAGTTGGTCACTTGATGAGAGAATGATGAATGCTTTATCATTCTTTAAGGAATCAGCTGGTGGAGGAATATTAGCCCAAGTTTGGGTACCGATAAAATACGGCGACGAATTCGTCTTAACTACTACTGATCAACCATATTTGTTAGACCAAAAGCTTGCAGGTTATCGCGAAGTGTCGAGGTCGTTTACGTTTTCTGCGGAAACGAAAACGGGATCTTGTTGTCCTGGACTTCCCGAACGTGTCTATAACTCGCATATTCCTGAGTGGACCTCTAATGTTGGTTACTATCATAAATCTGAGTATTTAAGATTAGATCATGCAATTAGTCACGAGGTTCGCGGTTCAATTGCGCTTCCTGTATCTGATATGCACTCTGAAGTTTCATGTAGTGCTGTGCTAGAACTTGTTACTACAAAGGAAAAACCGAATTTCGACAAAGAATTAGAATTTGTTTCGCATGCACTCCAG CGTGTGAATTTAAGGACTATTACGCCTCCGCGACTACTTCCACAG TGTGTGTCAAATAACAAAAGAGCTGCATTAACCGAGATAACGGATATATTGAGAGCTGTTTGTCATGCGCATAGATTACCACTAGCACTGACATGGATTCCGTGTTATTATACTGAGGGAAAAGGCGAAGAATCTGAGAAAATACGAATTAAAGAAGGCCATACGAAAAGTTCTGATGAAAAATGTGTACTATGCATTGAAGAATCGGCTTGTTATATAAATGATAAAATGGCAGGAGGATTTGTTCATGCGTGTTCTGAACATCATCTTGAGGAAGGACAAGGTATATCTGGAAAAGCTCTTCAATCAAATCATCCGTTTTTCTATACCGACGTGAAGGCTTATGATATTAGTGAATATCCGCTTGTTCATCACGCGCGAAAATATAACTTAAACGCTGCGGTTGCAACTAGGCTAAGAAGTACTTATACGAACGACGAGGATTACGTCTTAGAATTCTTTCTTCCTATCAATATGACAGGGAGTTCAGAACAACAGCTTTTATTAGACAATTTGTCGGATACTATGAGGAGAATTTGCAAGAGTTTGAGGACAGTTTCAGAAGCCGAACTAAGAGGGTTAGAAGGTTCTCAAGATCGGTTTTATAAGGAAAATGTCTCGGGTTTTTTTCCAATGTCTAAGGGAAGCTCTCAGATAGCATTTACAAGTGATGACCATGATTTATTTCAGATGTCATTGAATGAAATTAACCTAAAGAATAATGGAAATCAAGCTACTCATAGTCAG ACATTCAGTGGATCAAGAAAGCTGGCTGAGAAAAAGAGAAGTGCGGTAGAGAAGAATGTTAGCCTGAGTGTTCTGCAGCAATACTTTTCTGGTAGCCTGAAGGATGCTGCAAAGAGAATCGGGG TGTGTCCAACAACTCTGAAGAGGATATGCAGGCAACATGGAATCTCAAGATGGCCATCGCGTAAGATAAATAAAGTGAACCGTTCGTTGAAGAAAATACAAACTGTTCTTGATTCTGTCCAAGGAGTGGAAGGAGTGCTGAAATTTGATCCTCACACTGGTGGGTTTGTTGCAGGAGGATCAATCATCCAACAGATTGGTACACATAATAAAGCTCTCGTGTTACCTGAGAAAATCTCGGTAGAGAATTCAGCCGTTAAGTTGGAGGATGATGGTGTTCTTATTTCAAATTTATGCGAGGAAGAATTGAAGAAAGACGATGTTTCTTCTGTTGACTGTATTCCAGATTCAACATCATGGCTTTGTCCTAAACAAAACTCTATAGATTCTGTTCTTGAGATAGAGGAAGATCGATGCGATTTGAACAATAGTAGTTTGCATGATATTAACTCGAATAGTTCATTCACATTGATTGAACTTGGTTTGGATGAAGGAAAAGGAGTTGAAGAACATAATAACCCTACTTCTTCAAGCATGACAGATTCATCCAATGCCTCAGGACCAATGGTGCATGGAAGTTCATCAGGCTCTCAAAGCATTGAGAACCAAAAGCACTCAAAAGTCAATTCAATTTGTGTTGACAGCGAGTCGAAGTTCGCTGTCAAAGCTAACTTTAGAGGCGATACTATTCGTTTCAAGTTTGATCCGTGTGTAGGTTGTTTTCAACTATACGAAGAAGTTGCAACAAGGTTTAAGTTACAAAATGGATCGTTTCAACTCAAGTATCTAGATGATGAAGAGGAATGGGTGATGTTGGTGAATGACTCAGATTTGAAGGAATGTGTGGAAGTTTTGAGTGATATTGGCACACAATGCGTGAGGTTACTCGTTCGCGATATTCATAGCAGTAATAACAGTTGA
- the LOC127105213 gene encoding protein NLP9 isoform X1, producing MLHCFSEGTCHIWSKDSTFQVFLILNFIRFISISNSSLKMEDQFSSKEKGISFWTPLDNGMKGSTASDDMFNNISELMNFDSYAGWCNGSSSITDQTLTNDLSSFAYSSPHDGLNLVEHIDGSFFMTESGGSYNVMDCEKVLLQQMETQLEFLDNENETNSNNNNNLDSQEQNGSFDMCNYMISKSPSWSLDERMMNALSFFKESAGGGILAQVWVPIKYGDEFVLTTTDQPYLLDQKLAGYREVSRSFTFSAETKTGSCCPGLPERVYNSHIPEWTSNVGYYHKSEYLRLDHAISHEVRGSIALPVSDMHSEVSCSAVLELVTTKEKPNFDKELEFVSHALQRVNLRTITPPRLLPQCVSNNKRAALTEITDILRAVCHAHRLPLALTWIPCYYTEGKGEESEKIRIKEGHTKSSDEKCVLCIEESACYINDKMAGGFVHACSEHHLEEGQGISGKALQSNHPFFYTDVKAYDISEYPLVHHARKYNLNAAVATRLRSTYTNDEDYVLEFFLPINMTGSSEQQLLLDNLSDTMRRICKSLRTVSEAELRGLEGSQDRFYKENVSGFFPMSKGSSQIAFTSDDHDLFQMSLNEINLKNNGNQATHSQTFSGSRKLAEKKRSAVEKNVSLSVLQQYFSGSLKDAAKRIGVCPTTLKRICRQHGISRWPSRKINKVNRSLKKIQTVLDSVQGVEGVLKFDPHTGGFVAGGSIIQQIGTHNKALVLPEKISVENSAVKLEDDGVLISNLCEEELKKDDVSSVDCIPDSTSWLCPKQNSIDSVLEIEEDRCDLNNSSLHDINSNSSFTLIELGLDEGKGVEEHNNPTSSSMTDSSNASGPMVHGSSSGSQSIENQKHSKVNSICVDSESKFAVKANFRGDTIRFKFDPCVGCFQLYEEVATRFKLQNGSFQLKYLDDEEEWVMLVNDSDLKECVEVLSDIGTQCVRLLVRDIHSSNNS from the exons ATGCTACATTGTTTCAGTGAAGGAACTTGCCATATATGGAGCAAGGATTCAACCTTTCAGGTTTTTCTTATACTTAATTTCATTCGTTTTATTTCAATATCaaattcaagtttgaaaatggaaGATCAATTTTCTTCAAAGGAGAAAGGAATTAGCTTCTGGACACCACTGGATAATGGAATGAAAGGTTCAACAGCTTCAGATGATATGTTTAACAACATCTCTGAGCTGATGAACTTCGACAGCTACGCCGGTTGGTGCAACGGTTCGTCGTCGATAACGGATCAAACTCTAACTAATGATCTTTCATCATTTGCATATTCATCACCTCATGATGGATTGAATTTAGTTGAACATATTGATGGTTCATTTTTCATGACAGAAAGTGGTGGAAGTTACAATGTTATGGATTGTGAAAAAGTACTATTACAACAAATGGAAACTCAACTTGAGTTCTTAGATAATGAAAATGAAAcaaatagtaataataataataatttagaTTCACAAGAACAAAATGGTTCATTTGATATGTGCAATTACATGATATCGAAATCGCCTAGTTGGTCACTTGATGAGAGAATGATGAATGCTTTATCATTCTTTAAGGAATCAGCTGGTGGAGGAATATTAGCCCAAGTTTGGGTACCGATAAAATACGGCGACGAATTCGTCTTAACTACTACTGATCAACCATATTTGTTAGACCAAAAGCTTGCAGGTTATCGCGAAGTGTCGAGGTCGTTTACGTTTTCTGCGGAAACGAAAACGGGATCTTGTTGTCCTGGACTTCCCGAACGTGTCTATAACTCGCATATTCCTGAGTGGACCTCTAATGTTGGTTACTATCATAAATCTGAGTATTTAAGATTAGATCATGCAATTAGTCACGAGGTTCGCGGTTCAATTGCGCTTCCTGTATCTGATATGCACTCTGAAGTTTCATGTAGTGCTGTGCTAGAACTTGTTACTACAAAGGAAAAACCGAATTTCGACAAAGAATTAGAATTTGTTTCGCATGCACTCCAG CGTGTGAATTTAAGGACTATTACGCCTCCGCGACTACTTCCACAG TGTGTGTCAAATAACAAAAGAGCTGCATTAACCGAGATAACGGATATATTGAGAGCTGTTTGTCATGCGCATAGATTACCACTAGCACTGACATGGATTCCGTGTTATTATACTGAGGGAAAAGGCGAAGAATCTGAGAAAATACGAATTAAAGAAGGCCATACGAAAAGTTCTGATGAAAAATGTGTACTATGCATTGAAGAATCGGCTTGTTATATAAATGATAAAATGGCAGGAGGATTTGTTCATGCGTGTTCTGAACATCATCTTGAGGAAGGACAAGGTATATCTGGAAAAGCTCTTCAATCAAATCATCCGTTTTTCTATACCGACGTGAAGGCTTATGATATTAGTGAATATCCGCTTGTTCATCACGCGCGAAAATATAACTTAAACGCTGCGGTTGCAACTAGGCTAAGAAGTACTTATACGAACGACGAGGATTACGTCTTAGAATTCTTTCTTCCTATCAATATGACAGGGAGTTCAGAACAACAGCTTTTATTAGACAATTTGTCGGATACTATGAGGAGAATTTGCAAGAGTTTGAGGACAGTTTCAGAAGCCGAACTAAGAGGGTTAGAAGGTTCTCAAGATCGGTTTTATAAGGAAAATGTCTCGGGTTTTTTTCCAATGTCTAAGGGAAGCTCTCAGATAGCATTTACAAGTGATGACCATGATTTATTTCAGATGTCATTGAATGAAATTAACCTAAAGAATAATGGAAATCAAGCTACTCATAGTCAG ACATTCAGTGGATCAAGAAAGCTGGCTGAGAAAAAGAGAAGTGCGGTAGAGAAGAATGTTAGCCTGAGTGTTCTGCAGCAATACTTTTCTGGTAGCCTGAAGGATGCTGCAAAGAGAATCGGGG TGTGTCCAACAACTCTGAAGAGGATATGCAGGCAACATGGAATCTCAAGATGGCCATCGCGTAAGATAAATAAAGTGAACCGTTCGTTGAAGAAAATACAAACTGTTCTTGATTCTGTCCAAGGAGTGGAAGGAGTGCTGAAATTTGATCCTCACACTGGTGGGTTTGTTGCAGGAGGATCAATCATCCAACAGATTGGTACACATAATAAAGCTCTCGTGTTACCTGAGAAAATCTCGGTAGAGAATTCAGCCGTTAAGTTGGAGGATGATGGTGTTCTTATTTCAAATTTATGCGAGGAAGAATTGAAGAAAGACGATGTTTCTTCTGTTGACTGTATTCCAGATTCAACATCATGGCTTTGTCCTAAACAAAACTCTATAGATTCTGTTCTTGAGATAGAGGAAGATCGATGCGATTTGAACAATAGTAGTTTGCATGATATTAACTCGAATAGTTCATTCACATTGATTGAACTTGGTTTGGATGAAGGAAAAGGAGTTGAAGAACATAATAACCCTACTTCTTCAAGCATGACAGATTCATCCAATGCCTCAGGACCAATGGTGCATGGAAGTTCATCAGGCTCTCAAAGCATTGAGAACCAAAAGCACTCAAAAGTCAATTCAATTTGTGTTGACAGCGAGTCGAAGTTCGCTGTCAAAGCTAACTTTAGAGGCGATACTATTCGTTTCAAGTTTGATCCGTGTGTAGGTTGTTTTCAACTATACGAAGAAGTTGCAACAAGGTTTAAGTTACAAAATGGATCGTTTCAACTCAAGTATCTAGATGATGAAGAGGAATGGGTGATGTTGGTGAATGACTCAGATTTGAAGGAATGTGTGGAAGTTTTGAGTGATATTGGCACACAATGCGTGAGGTTACTCGTTCGCGATATTCATAGCAGTAATAACAGTTGA